From Coturnix japonica isolate 7356 chromosome 3, Coturnix japonica 2.1, whole genome shotgun sequence, the proteins below share one genomic window:
- the LOC107310746 gene encoding transmembrane protein 121-like isoform X5 translates to MVPPPPVSKPHVCLSTVLIMSSLILMDAYLVEQSQGSRKLGICVMVAVGDVCFLLVLRYVAIWVGAEVKTAKRGYAMILWFLYVFVLEIKVYFVYQNYKADRNSLDLMARKALTLLLSICIPALYVLLVATEHMEYVRTFKKKEDLRNRLFWVIVDMLDVLDIQANLWEPQKKGLPLWAEGIMFFYCYILLLVLPCVSLCEISMQGIGIMPHRMMLYPMLSMLTVNITTIFIRGSNMLFFRDSRVSSIFMGKNMLAIGLKVCMFVQYQRHRHHAPPGPGPAPQHSCQPQPSPGMQKSRDQPACPEELAQDNT, encoded by the coding sequence ATGGTTCCCCCGCCACCTGTCAGCAAGCCCCACGTGTGCCTCTCGACTGTACTCATCATGAGCAGCCTCATCCTCATGGATGCCTACCTGGTGGAGCAGAGCCAGGGCTCCAGGAAGCTGGGCATCTGCGTCATGGTGGCAGTGGGCGACGTGTGCTTCTTGCTGGTGCTCCGCTATGTGGCCATCTGGGTTGGGGCAGAGGTAAAGACAGCCAAGCGAGGTTATGCCATGATCCTTTGGTTCCTCTATGTCTTCGTTCTGGAGATCAAGGTTTACTTTGTCTACCAGAACTATAAAGCTGATCGGAACAGCCTAGATCTCATGGCTCGCAAAGCGCTGACCTTGCTGCTCTCCATCTGCATCCCAGCCCTCtatgtgctgctggtggccaCAGAACACATGGAGTACGTCAGGACattcaagaagaaagaagatctTCGCAACCGCCTCTTCTGGGTCATTGTGGACATGCTGGATGTGCTGGACATTCAGGCCAACCTGTGGGAGCCCCAGAAGAAGGGGCTGCCACTCTGGGCTGAGGGCATCATGTTCTTCTACTGCTACATCTTGCTCCTGGTCCTGCCTTGTGTGTCCCTGTGCGAGATCAGCATGCAGGGGATTGGCATTATGCCTCACCGCATGATGCTGTACCCCATGCTGAGCATGCTCACTGTCAACATCACCACCATCTTCATCCGAGGCAGCAACATGCTCTTCTTCAGGGACTCCCGGGTCTCCAGCATCTTCATGGGCAAGAACATGCTGGCCATCGGGCTGAAGGTCTGCATGTTTGTGCAGTACCAGCGGCACAGGCACCACGCACCGCCGGGGCCGggccctgccccacagcatagctgccagccccagccctccccaggGATGCAGAAGTCTCGGGATCAGCCTGCCTGCCCTGAAGAGCTGGCACAGGACAACACGTGA
- the LOC107310746 gene encoding transmembrane protein 121-like isoform X4, producing MLRADGERRTRSPAASPRPSSLRPASRPGSEQLPSSSPLSCCRPSVRTAEGSGHAGFGAFSCPGTPRMVPPPPVSKPHVCLSTVLIMSSLILMDAYLVEQSQGSRKLGICVMVAVGDVCFLLVLRYVAIWVGAENYKADRNSLDLMARKALTLLLSICIPALYVLLVATEHMEYVRTFKKKEDLRNRLFWVIVDMLDVLDIQANLWEPQKKGLPLWAEGIMFFYCYILLLVLPCVSLCEISMQGIGIMPHRMMLYPMLSMLTVNITTIFIRGSNMLFFRDSRVSSIFMGKNMLAIGLKVCMFVQYQRHRHHAPPGPGPAPQHSCQPQPSPGMQKSRDQPACPEELAQDNT from the exons ATGCTGCGGGCGGACGGCGAGAGACGGACGCGGAGCCCCGCCGCCTCGCCCCGGCCGTCGTCCCTGCGGCCCGCCTCGCGGCCCGGCTCGGAGCAGCTGCCCTCCTCGTCGCCTCTCTCCTGCTGCCGCCCGTCCGTCCGCACGGCCGAAGGCTCGGGACATGCGGGATTCGGGGCGTTCTCGTGCCCGGGCACCCCCAG AATGGTTCCCCCGCCACCTGTCAGCAAGCCCCACGTGTGCCTCTCGACTGTACTCATCATGAGCAGCCTCATCCTCATGGATGCCTACCTGGTGGAGCAGAGCCAGGGCTCCAGGAAGCTGGGCATCTGCGTCATGGTGGCAGTGGGCGACGTGTGCTTCTTGCTGGTGCTCCGCTATGTGGCCATCTGGGTTGGGGCAGAG AACTATAAAGCTGATCGGAACAGCCTAGATCTCATGGCTCGCAAAGCGCTGACCTTGCTGCTCTCCATCTGCATCCCAGCCCTCtatgtgctgctggtggccaCAGAACACATGGAGTACGTCAGGACattcaagaagaaagaagatctTCGCAACCGCCTCTTCTGGGTCATTGTGGACATGCTGGATGTGCTGGACATTCAGGCCAACCTGTGGGAGCCCCAGAAGAAGGGGCTGCCACTCTGGGCTGAGGGCATCATGTTCTTCTACTGCTACATCTTGCTCCTGGTCCTGCCTTGTGTGTCCCTGTGCGAGATCAGCATGCAGGGGATTGGCATTATGCCTCACCGCATGATGCTGTACCCCATGCTGAGCATGCTCACTGTCAACATCACCACCATCTTCATCCGAGGCAGCAACATGCTCTTCTTCAGGGACTCCCGGGTCTCCAGCATCTTCATGGGCAAGAACATGCTGGCCATCGGGCTGAAGGTCTGCATGTTTGTGCAGTACCAGCGGCACAGGCACCACGCACCGCCGGGGCCGggccctgccccacagcatagctgccagccccagccctccccaggGATGCAGAAGTCTCGGGATCAGCCTGCCTGCCCTGAAGAGCTGGCACAGGACAACACGTGA
- the LOC107310746 gene encoding uncharacterized protein LOC107310746 isoform X3 produces MYWEAFPGERGPPSITTKRGLAPSAGTELTPARAHPPVSSLGCRSVPFRSVPFRSVPFRSVPFRSVPCRAVPPRRGPPQSPPARPGGAKRRRRRRDAAGRCRAGPGAVSGDPPPRSPEEPPENGSPATCQQAPRVPLDCTHHEQPHPHGCLPGGAEPGLQEAGHLRHGGSGRRVLLAGAPLCGHLGWGRALYVLLVATEHMEYVRTFKKKEDLRNRLFWVIVDMLDVLDIQANLWEPQKKGLPLWAEGIMFFYCYILLLVLPCVSLCEISMQGIGIMPHRMMLYPMLSMLTVNITTIFIRGSNMLFFRDSRVSSIFMGKNMLAIGLKVCMFVQYQRHRHHAPPGPGPAPQHSCQPQPSPGMQKSRDQPACPEELAQDNT; encoded by the exons ATGTACTGGGAAGCCTTCCCCGGAGAGCGCGGACCTCCGTCAATCACGACCAAGCGGGGGCTCGCCCCATCCGCTGGCACGGAGCTGACCCCGGCACGAGCGCATCCTCCTGTCTCCTCGCTCGGCTgccgttccgttccgttccgttccgtgccgttccgttccgttccgttccgttccgttccgttccgttccgtgccgtgccgtgccgtgccgccGAGGCGGGGGCCGCCGCAGTCCCCGCCCGCCCGGCCGGGAGGGGCCAAACGTCGTCGCCGCCGCAGAGACGCCGCCGGGCGATGCCGCGCCGGGCCCGGGGCCGTCAGCGGGGACCCTCCGCCGCGCAGCCCCGAGGAGCCGCCCGAG AATGGTTCCCCCGCCACCTGTCAGCAAGCCCCACGTGTGCCTCTCGACTGTACTCATCATGAGCAGCCTCATCCTCATGGATGCCTACCTGGTGGAGCAGAGCCAGGGCTCCAGGAAGCTGGGCATCTGCGTCATGGTGGCAGTGGGCGACGTGTGCTTCTTGCTGGTGCTCCGCTATGTGGCCATCTGGGTTGGGGCAGAG CCCTCtatgtgctgctggtggccaCAGAACACATGGAGTACGTCAGGACattcaagaagaaagaagatctTCGCAACCGCCTCTTCTGGGTCATTGTGGACATGCTGGATGTGCTGGACATTCAGGCCAACCTGTGGGAGCCCCAGAAGAAGGGGCTGCCACTCTGGGCTGAGGGCATCATGTTCTTCTACTGCTACATCTTGCTCCTGGTCCTGCCTTGTGTGTCCCTGTGCGAGATCAGCATGCAGGGGATTGGCATTATGCCTCACCGCATGATGCTGTACCCCATGCTGAGCATGCTCACTGTCAACATCACCACCATCTTCATCCGAGGCAGCAACATGCTCTTCTTCAGGGACTCCCGGGTCTCCAGCATCTTCATGGGCAAGAACATGCTGGCCATCGGGCTGAAGGTCTGCATGTTTGTGCAGTACCAGCGGCACAGGCACCACGCACCGCCGGGGCCGggccctgccccacagcatagctgccagccccagccctccccaggGATGCAGAAGTCTCGGGATCAGCCTGCCTGCCCTGAAGAGCTGGCACAGGACAACACGTGA
- the LOC107310746 gene encoding translation initiation factor IF-2-like isoform X1: MYWEAFPGERGPPSITTKRGLAPSAGTELTPARAHPPVSSLGCRSVPFRSVPFRSVPFRSVPFRSVPCRAVPPRRGPPQSPPARPGGAKRRRRRRDAAGRCRAGPGAVSGDPPPRSPEEPPEVSAAPSGSSGPPFRGSAPSAPFPGVRAPRRGSPGDAAGGRRETDAEPRRLAPAVVPAARLAARLGAAALLVASLLLPPVRPHGRRLGTCGIRGVLVPGHPQNGSPATCQQAPRVPLDCTHHEQPHPHGCLPGGAEPGLQEAGHLRHGGSGRRVLLAGAPLCGHLGWGRALYVLLVATEHMEYVRTFKKKEDLRNRLFWVIVDMLDVLDIQANLWEPQKKGLPLWAEGIMFFYCYILLLVLPCVSLCEISMQGIGIMPHRMMLYPMLSMLTVNITTIFIRGSNMLFFRDSRVSSIFMGKNMLAIGLKVCMFVQYQRHRHHAPPGPGPAPQHSCQPQPSPGMQKSRDQPACPEELAQDNT; this comes from the exons ATGTACTGGGAAGCCTTCCCCGGAGAGCGCGGACCTCCGTCAATCACGACCAAGCGGGGGCTCGCCCCATCCGCTGGCACGGAGCTGACCCCGGCACGAGCGCATCCTCCTGTCTCCTCGCTCGGCTgccgttccgttccgttccgttccgtgccgttccgttccgttccgttccgttccgttccgttccgttccgtgccgtgccgtgccgtgccgccGAGGCGGGGGCCGCCGCAGTCCCCGCCCGCCCGGCCGGGAGGGGCCAAACGTCGTCGCCGCCGCAGAGACGCCGCCGGGCGATGCCGCGCCGGGCCCGGGGCCGTCAGCGGGGACCCTCCGCCGCGCAGCCCCGAGGAGCCGCCCGAGGTAAGCGCGGCCCCGTCGGGGAGCTCCGGGCCGCCGTTCCGCGGCTCCGCGCCGAGCGCTCCCTTCCCCGGCGTGCGGGCACCGCGCCGCGGGTCCCCGGGCGATGCTGCGGGCGGACGGCGAGAGACGGACGCGGAGCCCCGCCGCCTCGCCCCGGCCGTCGTCCCTGCGGCCCGCCTCGCGGCCCGGCTCGGAGCAGCTGCCCTCCTCGTCGCCTCTCTCCTGCTGCCGCCCGTCCGTCCGCACGGCCGAAGGCTCGGGACATGCGGGATTCGGGGCGTTCTCGTGCCCGGGCACCCCCAG AATGGTTCCCCCGCCACCTGTCAGCAAGCCCCACGTGTGCCTCTCGACTGTACTCATCATGAGCAGCCTCATCCTCATGGATGCCTACCTGGTGGAGCAGAGCCAGGGCTCCAGGAAGCTGGGCATCTGCGTCATGGTGGCAGTGGGCGACGTGTGCTTCTTGCTGGTGCTCCGCTATGTGGCCATCTGGGTTGGGGCAGAG CCCTCtatgtgctgctggtggccaCAGAACACATGGAGTACGTCAGGACattcaagaagaaagaagatctTCGCAACCGCCTCTTCTGGGTCATTGTGGACATGCTGGATGTGCTGGACATTCAGGCCAACCTGTGGGAGCCCCAGAAGAAGGGGCTGCCACTCTGGGCTGAGGGCATCATGTTCTTCTACTGCTACATCTTGCTCCTGGTCCTGCCTTGTGTGTCCCTGTGCGAGATCAGCATGCAGGGGATTGGCATTATGCCTCACCGCATGATGCTGTACCCCATGCTGAGCATGCTCACTGTCAACATCACCACCATCTTCATCCGAGGCAGCAACATGCTCTTCTTCAGGGACTCCCGGGTCTCCAGCATCTTCATGGGCAAGAACATGCTGGCCATCGGGCTGAAGGTCTGCATGTTTGTGCAGTACCAGCGGCACAGGCACCACGCACCGCCGGGGCCGggccctgccccacagcatagctgccagccccagccctccccaggGATGCAGAAGTCTCGGGATCAGCCTGCCTGCCCTGAAGAGCTGGCACAGGACAACACGTGA
- the RRP36 gene encoding ribosomal RNA processing protein 36 homolog, whose product MMREGARGGVGSEGTGREEMGTGTGDEAELSLEERLQMQSESGTRASRQPSNGEKAAKPGKAPVKQRLNKKGPVEMSAKKPMPFLRQVVPVTKKVHRDPRFDDLSGEYNPEIFMKTYSFLDTIKKQEKEMVQRQLKKCRDVEQKEKLQQLLNRMTQQEQAQKKQQKRRERELTLKRQQRELAKQGKKPFFLKKSEKRKLELAEKYVELKRSGKLESFLNKKRKRNAVKDKRRLPSQKNL is encoded by the exons ATGATGCGGGAGGGAGCGAGGGGCGGCGTGGGGAGCGAAGGGACGGGACGGGAGGAGATGGGGACGGGAACGGGAG ATGAAGCTGAGCTGTCGTTGGAAGAACGGCTGCAGATGCAGAGTGAGAGCGGAACGCGAGCGAGCCGGCAGCCGAGCAATggggagaaagcagcaaagcctgGCAAAGCCCCCGTCAAACAGCGGCTGAACAAAAAGGG aCCTGTGGAGATGTCTGCCAAGAAACCCATGCCTTTTCTGAGACAGGTTGTCCCTGTTACAAAGAAG GTCCACAGAGACCCTCGATTTGATGACCTGTCTGGAGAGTATaatcctgaaatatttatgaagacGTACAGCTTCCTGGATACCATCAAGAAGCAGGAGAAGGAG ATGGTTCAGAGGCAGCTGAAAAAATGCCGGGATGTAGAGCAGaaggagaaactgcagcagctcctgaaccGCATG ACACAGCAAGAACAGgcacagaaaaaacagcaaaaacgGAGGGAACGGGAGCTGACTTTGAAGAGACAACAACGGGAGCTGGCCAAGCAGGGAAAGAAACCCTTCTTCTTAAAGAAGT CTGAGAAGCGTAAATTGGAGCTAGCAGAGAAGTATGTGGAGCTAAAGAGGAGTGGAAAGCTGGAGAGCTTCCtgaacaagaaaaggaagaggaatgcTGTCAAAGATAAGCGCCGTTTGCCATCACAGAAGAACTTGTGA
- the LOC107310746 gene encoding transmembrane protein 121-like isoform X2, protein MLRADGERRTRSPAASPRPSSLRPASRPGSEQLPSSSPLSCCRPSVRTAEGSGHAGFGAFSCPGTPRMVPPPPVSKPHVCLSTVLIMSSLILMDAYLVEQSQGSRKLGICVMVAVGDVCFLLVLRYVAIWVGAEVKTAKRGYAMILWFLYVFVLEIKVYFVYQNYKADRNSLDLMARKALTLLLSICIPALYVLLVATEHMEYVRTFKKKEDLRNRLFWVIVDMLDVLDIQANLWEPQKKGLPLWAEGIMFFYCYILLLVLPCVSLCEISMQGIGIMPHRMMLYPMLSMLTVNITTIFIRGSNMLFFRDSRVSSIFMGKNMLAIGLKVCMFVQYQRHRHHAPPGPGPAPQHSCQPQPSPGMQKSRDQPACPEELAQDNT, encoded by the exons ATGCTGCGGGCGGACGGCGAGAGACGGACGCGGAGCCCCGCCGCCTCGCCCCGGCCGTCGTCCCTGCGGCCCGCCTCGCGGCCCGGCTCGGAGCAGCTGCCCTCCTCGTCGCCTCTCTCCTGCTGCCGCCCGTCCGTCCGCACGGCCGAAGGCTCGGGACATGCGGGATTCGGGGCGTTCTCGTGCCCGGGCACCCCCAG AATGGTTCCCCCGCCACCTGTCAGCAAGCCCCACGTGTGCCTCTCGACTGTACTCATCATGAGCAGCCTCATCCTCATGGATGCCTACCTGGTGGAGCAGAGCCAGGGCTCCAGGAAGCTGGGCATCTGCGTCATGGTGGCAGTGGGCGACGTGTGCTTCTTGCTGGTGCTCCGCTATGTGGCCATCTGGGTTGGGGCAGAGGTAAAGACAGCCAAGCGAGGTTATGCCATGATCCTTTGGTTCCTCTATGTCTTCGTTCTGGAGATCAAGGTTTACTTTGTCTACCAGAACTATAAAGCTGATCGGAACAGCCTAGATCTCATGGCTCGCAAAGCGCTGACCTTGCTGCTCTCCATCTGCATCCCAGCCCTCtatgtgctgctggtggccaCAGAACACATGGAGTACGTCAGGACattcaagaagaaagaagatctTCGCAACCGCCTCTTCTGGGTCATTGTGGACATGCTGGATGTGCTGGACATTCAGGCCAACCTGTGGGAGCCCCAGAAGAAGGGGCTGCCACTCTGGGCTGAGGGCATCATGTTCTTCTACTGCTACATCTTGCTCCTGGTCCTGCCTTGTGTGTCCCTGTGCGAGATCAGCATGCAGGGGATTGGCATTATGCCTCACCGCATGATGCTGTACCCCATGCTGAGCATGCTCACTGTCAACATCACCACCATCTTCATCCGAGGCAGCAACATGCTCTTCTTCAGGGACTCCCGGGTCTCCAGCATCTTCATGGGCAAGAACATGCTGGCCATCGGGCTGAAGGTCTGCATGTTTGTGCAGTACCAGCGGCACAGGCACCACGCACCGCCGGGGCCGggccctgccccacagcatagctgccagccccagccctccccaggGATGCAGAAGTCTCGGGATCAGCCTGCCTGCCCTGAAGAGCTGGCACAGGACAACACGTGA